TATCAGGATCGCCAGAATCGCGGTCAGCAGGCCTACCAGCACGAAGGAGAGACGCCAGCCGATCCAGGTGCTGAGCAGGGCCAGGGGGGAGGCGGCCGATAGGGAACCGGCTCCGCCTACGGCCATGAGGAGCCCGGTCATGGTGATGAATTCCCGTACGCTGAACCATTCGGCGAGGATTTTCAGCGTGCAGACGAACAGGGTCGAAACCCCCAGTCCCACAAGCAGACGGCCAAGAACCGCCCAGGTCGGGGAAGGGGCGACGCCGAGCAACAGGGAGCCGGCCCCGGCGATACAGAGAAACAGAGTGATGGTTTTGCGGGGGCCCCAACTGTCGGAAAGCAGCCCGGCCGGCAGCTGCATAAGGGCATAGGGATAGAAATAGGCCGAGCTCAAAAAGCCGATAAGTGAACCCCCTGCCTGCAGGTCGGCCATCATGTCGGTGGCCACGACCGCCGGACAGAGGCGATGAAAAAAAACCAGAGCGTAGCCGAAGGCCAGGCACCAGAAAATGTACCATCGGCGCCGGAAGGTATTCTGGAGTGGTGGGGAGGACATGACCGGATCCTTGCAGAAACGGGTTGAAAGGATTGACCGTCCAACGGACCTTACAGGAAAAATCTTCTCCTTGAAACCCTGATTTTTCTATACGGGCGGAATTTATTATCCAAACGAGCTTTGGCAGCAAGGCATCGCCCGCCCGGGGAACTCCGCAAAAATTTGGTGTTCTCTTACCTTGGCAAAGTGTAATCTGAAGCCGGTAAGCGGGCAGGTGACCCTGAAAGCAACATGCCGGGGCTGGACTTCACCGCATTTACCGGCTTCCAAGGCCCCTGGAATTCAAGTTCGAAAAGGAGGAGATTGTGCAGATGAGACGTATCGCTTCCCTGACCGCTTTCCTGTCGATGTTCTTCATCCTTCTGACCAGTACAGTCCTCTTTATCGTTCCACAGGGTCGAGTAGCCTACTGGGCCGACTGGAAACTGTGGGGGCTGTCCAAGGATGATTGGACGGCCATTCATATTAATTCGGGCATCCTGTTTCTCGCCGCTCTGGTGATCCACACCTTCTACAACTGGAACAGCATCACTCTCTATCTGCGGAATAAACGCCGGCAGGTGAAAATATTTACCGTGGATTTCAACCTCGCCCTCGCATTGACGTTGCTGTTCGTTGCGGGCACTCAGTTCGTGATTCCACCCTTTTCAACCATCATCGATATCAACACCCGCATCAAGGAGGCCGCCGTCCGCAAATATGGCGACCCCCCCTACGGCCATGCGGAACTGTCCACCCTCAGGGATTTTTCCAGACACATGGATCTAGACCTCGAGAGGGCCTTGCGGGGCCTGGCAGAGGCGGGCTACACCGTTGAATCCGATCTCCGCCCACTGAAGGAGATTGCCCTTGCCAACGGCGTAGCCCCTCAGGAGATCTATCTGGCCATGGTCAGGGGTTCTCTTTCGGCCAACGGGCAAAGGATGCCGGAGAAACCGGGGCAGGGGCTGGGGAAGCTGACCCTCGGGGAATTGTGCACCCGATACGGCCTGAATA
This portion of the Syntrophotaleaceae bacterium genome encodes:
- a CDS encoding DUF4405 domain-containing protein, whose protein sequence is MRRIASLTAFLSMFFILLTSTVLFIVPQGRVAYWADWKLWGLSKDDWTAIHINSGILFLAALVIHTFYNWNSITLYLRNKRRQVKIFTVDFNLALALTLLFVAGTQFVIPPFSTIIDINTRIKEAAVRKYGDPPYGHAELSTLRDFSRHMDLDLERALRGLAEAGYTVESDLRPLKEIALANGVAPQEIYLAMVRGSLSANGQRMPEKPGQGLGKLTLGELCTRYGLNTDQIVNALQEKNIRSEVGMSLKQVAELNGLSAMEVYDTIRKITDQDSSN